Part of the Bacillota bacterium genome is shown below.
GCTCAGTCATGGCGTCTTGGAAGGATAGACCGCGACCCAGCAGTGTTCCCAAGCGCCGAGTACGGCCACCAAAAATGGTCACATACAAGTCAGCGATGCCAAAGGCAAGGCTTTCTTCCTTCCCTCCTACCAGCCCAACTAAGGATGCCATTTCCCGCATAGCCTGACCAAACAGGGCTGCTTGGGGGTTGTAGGCCTCACGGCAGCCAATTCCTTCTTCCCGTTCAATCAAGCCAATAGCCAAACTTACCCCTAAAGCATAGGCATTCTTCAAAGCCACAGCAGCCTCGACTCCCACCACATCGGTGGATATGCTGATATGGTAGTAGTCGGTTTCCAACATCTCCTTCAGCCGCGCCAATGTGCTGGCGTCCTCACCGCAGAAACACACCACCGAAGGCCGGCGGTCGGCCAGCTCATAGCTGGTACATGGTCCACCAACTGCATTGAGGGAAAGCCGTTTCCCCAGACCTACTTTTCTCTGCATGTAGTGAGGGAAAGGGATGAGCTCCCCATCTGACTCTGCTGCAAGACCTTTGGTGACAAGCAAAACAGGAAGGTGTGTTGGGATCAGCGGCAAGACCTGTTCCGAAAACCAATCTACACCAAAACTGCTTACCCCTCCAATTACCAGCTCTGCACCATCCAAGGCCTGCTCCAACTCTTCAATTTGATAGGCCTGAACGCCTGTTGGTAGATGCCGCTGAAGCGTCGGGTGAAACCGGCTTTGTTTAACACTGGCAATAATCTCACGGTCAAGCGGGGTTCCCACCAGCCGTACTATATGGCCGTTGTCATGCGCAGGCGTACACATGGCCGAGCCCATCATCCCTGCCCCAACGATCGTGATAGTTCTCAACTGCATCACACCCCCAGTTCTGAATGCGGTGACAGAGGCAAACCTACCAATCAGGGAGGTCGGCAGCCTTAACCAAACTCGCAAGCGCCGAACACCCCCGCGTGTGCGGGAAAGACACTTAATAGATTCCCTCTTTATCGGGGTTTGCGATCTAGCTAACGACAGAATTCATACACCTTGTGCTGACGAAGCATGCATCAGGTAGACATCTCTCAAGGCTCTGTGTGCAGCCTCTTGGCCTATGCCATACGCCAACAGTGCATCCTCCGACCTACAGGGTTTCAGAACCATCTTCTCCCTCTTCACGAGCTTTAGGAGATCAGTCTTTTTGCTCTTGATGACGGATTTATCACCACACAGCTTCTGGTTGATGAAATCGTAGCGCACTACATCCCACTCAGAGATCACCAACAAACTAGCTAGAGCGTTTGAAATGTGGAGTCTTTCAGCCTCCAACAGCTCATCTGTTAGGCCTGCTAGAGCCACAATCTCGCTGGAGAGCTCCAAACACCCCTGATGCCCGCTCGTCAGGATATTGTCAATCTTCGCAAAGTATTCATTTACTCCTGCCTTTTCCGTCCACATCATGTATGGACCAAGGCATCCTATCCCACTTACCTGTCCATCTCTACGAGTAGGGGTTTCAATACCCAGAGATGTCCAGCTAGTACTCAGTATGCCCACGAAGGTTAACATTGACCCTTTTGGGAATCACAAGACAGGTTCATCCACCTCTACCGCTCAAGATGGGGATTTTTCTTTTTACATCAGACTGCTGCCTTAATCCAAACCATCAAGAGTTTGCTCGAATCCCGTCAAGGATTAGTTGCTTGAGCCCTTGCTGAGGATTGCGCACTTCATGTGTTAAGAAAGGCAGCAAGGGATGAATCTTGCCCTTAACTCCCCGGACTGTGACGCCACTGGAGACAACGACGAGCGAGAAAAAGAAATGCAATCTACAGATATCCGTTTTCCCGGACGGTTGGGGCACCCCGACGTCAGAAGGCTTGCGGCAGGCATTTCAGGTAAGAACCGAGAAGTCACAGATAAGGGAGAACAATCTGATACAGCATGAGCCGCGACACACCTGCTTAACTCTGGTTGCAACCTGGGGTGCTATCCGTAGGATGCAAGCGGTAGTTGGGCACAGGTGGACATCAGCAAGGAGAGATACACTCATCCTTCACGGTCCATCCCTAAAAGGGAGATGAGAAAGCATCCCTTAAGATAATGCTATAGAACCGAGAGGATAATTGGATGTCCTCGTCTGGCAAAGGCAGTAGCTTCTCTGTGCTGATGAAATGATCTCATCACCACCGGGATGTTGACTTGCTCAGTGTAGCACATGGGATGAACAATAGAGGAGGGAGATAGGATGTCATTTCTGGAGCTCACAAAGAAGAGATACGCTGTCCGGAGCTACAAGGATAAGCCTGTAGAAAGGGAGA
Proteins encoded:
- a CDS encoding glycerol-3-phosphate dehydrogenase — its product is MRTITIVGAGMMGSAMCTPAHDNGHIVRLVGTPLDREIIASVKQSRFHPTLQRHLPTGVQAYQIEELEQALDGAELVIGGVSSFGVDWFSEQVLPLIPTHLPVLLVTKGLAAESDGELIPFPHYMQRKVGLGKRLSLNAVGGPCTSYELADRRPSVVCFCGEDASTLARLKEMLETDYYHISISTDVVGVEAAVALKNAYALGVSLAIGLIEREEGIGCREAYNPQAALFGQAMREMASLVGLVGGKEESLAFGIADLYVTIFGGRTRRLGTLLGRGLSFQDAMTELEGITLESVAIATAVAKAMRIQEEKGAIKMTDFPLLKHVDEIINQGKHVSIPWKEFTHQFL